The Gemmata palustris genome includes a region encoding these proteins:
- a CDS encoding S9 family peptidase, producing MFRSMFLLRRGLAALVLVGGFVAVIRAEDPPKTREQQVAEVEKQIAELKKKLDDLKAKNATAPAGKKPLTLADVEVWRSVRGVALSPDGKWFAHRVGANEGETELILRNTGDGKETKFPGGSGFGALQFSLDSKWFAFTYTPVTPKGGAAAGAARPKGKVVFVNLASGEKTEIEGAASFRFNGETASHVAYRKVAEPSAAPPGPGVSAAHLGSDLVLRELASGTDLVLGNVADFEFDKAGAWLITVIDATGQIGNGVHLRDMKTGAVHLIESGKAAYRGLTWNEDATAFTVTKVTDDPGYEAKWISVIGFTDLGAKPTKTTYDPKDDKDFPKDMGITGSAAWTDALDGFSFSITVRKKKGEVAPAPKEMKTEAKVDPKDDSKKGKKAPAAGGAGDGAKPDLVVWHWKDERLQPMQEKQASSDRIVTYSAAYWTKDKKFVRLATDELKQVSLAAKQKYAIARDSKPYEYMSYLNGKLYTDVYVIDPKTGAKTKAAEKLVSLFFGGASANPSPVGTHFLYYKDGHYHVYDMAAAKSTNVTEKVGTSFVDADDDHNFDKPATPAFGWSRDGKFVLLSDGWDIWRVSVDGTGGTSLTENGKKDGIRYRGLNQFEAEPKPGTDLTRPVYTSMYGEWTKKSGFARIDPSKPGANVLLWDDCAYGVQLKARKADTFVFSRQTTVDYPDFYLADGTFKSAKKVTDANPQQKEYKWSAGTKLVEYKGVGGKKLQGALFLPADYEPGKKYPTIVYIYEKLSDGIHRYQPPSAGAIGSIYTSAGYAVLMPDITYRLNDPGVSATECILPALDAAVASGVVDGDKVALHGHSWGGYQTAFLVTQTNRFKCAIAGAALTDLVSMYSSVYWNAGMANQPIFESSQGRFTGGYWDLQEAYIRNSPVYHAKNVKTPLLLLHNDKDGAVDFTQGVEYYNTLRRLQKPVVMLQYKGENHGLAKPENRTDYAIRMREFFDHHLMGKPAPDWWAEGVPHLKMEDHLKARPKP from the coding sequence TTGTTCCGCTCCATGTTTTTGCTGCGCCGCGGACTCGCGGCGCTCGTGCTCGTTGGCGGATTCGTTGCCGTCATCCGCGCCGAAGACCCGCCGAAAACCCGCGAGCAACAGGTCGCGGAAGTCGAAAAGCAGATCGCCGAGCTCAAGAAGAAGCTCGACGATCTCAAAGCCAAAAATGCAACCGCGCCGGCCGGCAAGAAGCCCCTCACGCTCGCCGATGTGGAGGTCTGGCGCTCCGTTCGCGGGGTCGCGCTGTCGCCGGACGGCAAATGGTTCGCTCACCGCGTCGGGGCAAATGAGGGCGAGACCGAACTGATCCTGCGCAACACCGGTGACGGCAAGGAGACCAAGTTCCCCGGTGGCTCCGGGTTCGGGGCGCTCCAGTTCTCCCTCGATAGCAAGTGGTTCGCGTTCACGTACACACCGGTCACTCCGAAGGGCGGTGCGGCCGCCGGTGCCGCGCGCCCGAAGGGGAAGGTCGTGTTCGTGAATCTGGCCAGCGGTGAGAAGACCGAGATCGAGGGCGCTGCGTCTTTCCGCTTCAACGGCGAGACCGCGTCGCATGTCGCGTACCGCAAAGTCGCGGAACCGTCCGCCGCGCCGCCCGGCCCCGGCGTTTCGGCCGCGCATTTGGGTTCCGATCTCGTGCTGCGCGAACTCGCGTCGGGTACGGATCTTGTGCTGGGTAACGTCGCGGATTTCGAGTTCGATAAAGCGGGCGCGTGGTTAATTACCGTGATCGACGCCACGGGGCAGATCGGGAACGGCGTTCACCTGCGCGACATGAAGACGGGGGCGGTACACCTGATCGAATCGGGCAAGGCGGCCTACCGCGGCTTGACCTGGAACGAGGACGCGACCGCGTTTACCGTCACGAAGGTTACCGACGACCCGGGGTACGAGGCGAAGTGGATCAGCGTGATCGGCTTCACCGACCTCGGCGCGAAGCCGACGAAGACGACCTACGACCCGAAGGACGACAAGGACTTCCCGAAGGACATGGGGATTACCGGGTCGGCTGCGTGGACCGATGCACTCGACGGCTTCAGTTTCAGCATCACGGTGCGGAAGAAGAAGGGTGAAGTCGCCCCGGCGCCGAAGGAGATGAAAACCGAAGCGAAGGTCGATCCGAAGGATGATAGCAAGAAGGGCAAAAAGGCGCCCGCAGCGGGCGGCGCGGGCGACGGCGCCAAGCCGGACCTCGTGGTGTGGCACTGGAAGGACGAGCGCCTCCAACCGATGCAGGAAAAGCAGGCCAGCAGCGACCGCATCGTGACCTACAGCGCGGCGTACTGGACGAAGGACAAGAAGTTCGTGCGCCTCGCGACCGACGAACTGAAGCAGGTGTCGCTGGCCGCGAAACAGAAGTACGCGATCGCGCGCGACTCGAAGCCGTATGAGTACATGAGCTACCTGAACGGCAAGCTCTACACCGACGTGTACGTGATCGACCCGAAGACCGGAGCGAAGACGAAAGCAGCAGAGAAGCTCGTTAGCCTGTTCTTTGGCGGTGCGAGTGCGAACCCGTCCCCGGTGGGCACGCACTTCCTTTACTACAAGGACGGCCACTACCACGTCTACGACATGGCCGCGGCGAAGAGCACGAACGTGACCGAGAAGGTCGGCACGTCGTTCGTCGATGCGGACGACGACCACAACTTCGACAAGCCGGCCACACCCGCGTTCGGCTGGAGCCGCGACGGGAAGTTCGTTTTGCTTTCCGACGGCTGGGACATTTGGCGCGTGAGCGTTGACGGTACCGGCGGCACGAGCCTCACCGAGAACGGCAAGAAAGACGGTATTCGCTACCGCGGGTTGAACCAGTTTGAAGCCGAGCCCAAGCCCGGTACCGATCTCACGCGGCCCGTGTACACGTCGATGTACGGCGAGTGGACGAAGAAGAGCGGGTTCGCTCGCATCGACCCGTCGAAGCCCGGCGCGAACGTGCTGCTGTGGGACGATTGTGCTTACGGAGTGCAGCTCAAAGCGCGCAAGGCGGACACGTTCGTGTTCAGCCGGCAGACCACCGTGGACTACCCCGACTTCTACCTCGCGGACGGAACGTTCAAGAGCGCGAAGAAGGTCACGGACGCGAACCCGCAACAGAAAGAGTACAAGTGGTCCGCGGGGACGAAACTGGTCGAGTACAAGGGCGTGGGCGGGAAGAAGCTCCAGGGCGCGCTGTTCCTGCCGGCCGACTACGAACCAGGCAAGAAGTACCCGACCATCGTGTACATCTACGAGAAACTGTCCGATGGCATTCACCGCTACCAGCCGCCGAGCGCCGGGGCGATCGGCTCGATCTACACGTCGGCCGGCTACGCGGTGCTGATGCCGGACATCACCTACCGGCTGAACGATCCGGGGGTGTCCGCGACCGAGTGCATTCTGCCCGCGCTGGACGCGGCCGTCGCGTCGGGCGTCGTGGACGGTGACAAGGTGGCGCTGCACGGGCACTCGTGGGGCGGGTACCAGACCGCGTTCCTGGTGACGCAGACGAACCGCTTCAAGTGCGCGATCGCGGGGGCCGCGCTCACCGACCTCGTGAGCATGTACAGCAGCGTGTACTGGAACGCGGGCATGGCGAACCAGCCGATCTTCGAGAGCAGCCAGGGGCGGTTCACGGGCGGGTACTGGGATCTCCAGGAGGCGTACATTCGTAACTCGCCCGTGTACCACGCGAAGAACGTGAAGACGCCGCTCCTCCTGTTGCACAACGACAAGGACGGCGCGGTCGATTTCACACAGGGGGTGGAATACTACAACACGCTGCGCCGGCTTCAGAAGCCGGTGGTGATGTTGCAGTACAAGGGTGAGAACCACGGATTGGCGAAGCCGGAGAACCGCACGGACTACGCGATCCGGATGCGCGAGTTCTTCGATCACCACCTCATGGGTAAGCCGGCCCCGGACTGGTGGGCGGAGGGCGTCCCGCACCTGAAGATGGAAGACCACCTGAAGGCGCGCCCCAAGCCGTAA
- a CDS encoding SET domain-containing protein, giving the protein MQFFRLKPSTIAGAGVGVFAVTNIPKGAVLKELFDGDDVQRLSWAEFAALDAPAEVKENFVTRYETECFLPKCLNRMSVGWYLNDSDDPNLAHDANYDYFAVRDIAAGEELLIRYDDL; this is encoded by the coding sequence ATGCAGTTCTTCCGCTTGAAGCCGTCCACCATTGCGGGGGCGGGTGTCGGCGTGTTCGCCGTCACGAACATCCCGAAAGGGGCGGTGCTCAAAGAACTGTTCGATGGAGACGATGTGCAGCGCCTGTCCTGGGCGGAGTTCGCCGCTCTCGACGCGCCGGCCGAGGTCAAAGAAAACTTCGTTACACGGTACGAAACCGAGTGTTTCTTGCCGAAGTGTCTGAACCGGATGAGCGTCGGGTGGTACCTCAATGATTCGGACGACCCGAATCTGGCGCACGACGCCAATTACGACTACTTCGCGGTGCGCGACATCGCGGCGGGTGAAGAGCTACTGATCCGGTACGACGACCTGTGA
- a CDS encoding sigma-54-dependent transcriptional regulator encodes MAHVLLIDDDPDLIAEQVRHAFPAPGHRVEVARTGAAGLDRVRDAPPDVVLLDLRLPDRTGLEVYEEIRAVDARIPVVFVTLSKNADAAIEAMKRGAFDYLFKPLNPAQLRSVVGEALEVARRMREPAVLAETLPEEDVSGAIVGACPAMREVYKAIGRVAAQDVPVLVTGESGTGKELVARAIYQHGRRSRAPFLALNCAAIPENLLESELFGHEKGAFTGADRRRIGKFEQCSGGTLFLDEIGDMPLALQSKMLRVLQEQTFERVGGGETIKTDVRIISATHRDLKAVAADGRFRSDLYYRLGVFTIQLPALRERGDDLPVLVQHFVRRFNRELGRDVRDVSAEALDRLRAYSWPGNLRELQSVLKQALLGAAGSVLLPAMLPELATGPEPVVGIVPPAERSGLEDFIRGRLAEGTETLHDDAHRELDRVLLPLVMEHTRGNQLQAAKILGVARQTLRRRLRELHITPRFTDGSEEDSD; translated from the coding sequence ATGGCCCACGTACTACTCATTGACGACGACCCCGACCTGATCGCCGAGCAGGTCCGGCACGCATTCCCGGCGCCGGGGCACCGGGTCGAGGTCGCACGGACCGGAGCGGCCGGTCTCGATCGCGTTCGGGACGCGCCGCCCGATGTCGTGCTCCTCGATCTTCGATTACCCGATCGAACCGGGCTGGAAGTGTACGAAGAGATCCGCGCGGTCGATGCCCGCATCCCGGTCGTGTTCGTCACGCTCTCGAAGAACGCCGACGCAGCCATCGAAGCGATGAAACGAGGGGCGTTCGACTACCTATTCAAGCCGCTGAACCCGGCCCAACTTCGCAGCGTCGTTGGGGAAGCGCTGGAAGTTGCCCGGCGGATGCGGGAACCCGCGGTTCTGGCCGAAACGCTCCCGGAGGAAGACGTTAGCGGAGCGATCGTCGGGGCGTGCCCGGCGATGCGGGAGGTGTACAAGGCGATCGGCCGGGTCGCGGCGCAAGACGTCCCGGTACTCGTCACCGGCGAGAGCGGGACCGGCAAAGAGCTGGTCGCCCGCGCGATTTACCAGCACGGTCGGCGCAGCCGGGCTCCGTTCCTCGCGCTCAACTGCGCCGCGATCCCGGAAAACTTGCTGGAGAGCGAGTTGTTCGGGCACGAGAAGGGCGCGTTTACCGGGGCCGACCGCCGGCGCATCGGGAAGTTCGAGCAGTGCTCGGGCGGCACGCTCTTCCTCGATGAAATCGGCGACATGCCGCTCGCGCTCCAGTCGAAGATGCTCCGCGTGCTGCAAGAGCAGACGTTCGAGCGGGTCGGCGGGGGCGAAACGATTAAGACCGACGTGCGAATCATCTCCGCGACGCACCGCGACCTCAAGGCGGTCGCGGCCGACGGGCGGTTCCGGTCCGACCTGTACTACCGCCTCGGGGTGTTCACGATTCAACTCCCCGCACTTCGCGAGCGCGGGGACGATCTCCCGGTCCTCGTTCAGCACTTCGTCCGCCGGTTCAACCGCGAACTCGGGCGCGACGTTCGCGACGTCAGTGCAGAAGCCCTGGACCGACTGCGTGCGTACTCGTGGCCCGGGAATTTGCGGGAATTGCAGAGCGTTCTGAAACAGGCGCTGCTCGGCGCGGCCGGGTCGGTACTGCTCCCGGCCATGCTCCCGGAGCTAGCCACGGGGCCAGAACCTGTGGTCGGAATTGTACCGCCCGCGGAGCGCTCGGGTCTGGAGGATTTCATTCGCGGGCGGCTCGCGGAGGGGACCGAAACGCTCCACGACGACGCGCACCGCGAACTCGATCGCGTGCTCCTGCCTCTTGTGATGGAGCACACGCGGGGGAACCAGTTGCAGGCCGCGAAAATTCTCGGCGTGGCGCGCCAGACGTTGCGCCGGCGGCTGCGCGAACTGCACATTACCCCGCGTTTTACTGACGGTTCCGAAGAAGACTCCGATTGA
- a CDS encoding response regulator produces the protein MTPIETDHETDDLTLFTQFPDPSRRRGCVVAIADRDTRLLVADHLEHLGYDVWTALSGLGAYRACTEVHENMDVLVCDENLPDLPPLVLFNRLKVQFPALQCCVLTSVTRRDSEVTNTWSDSVVLDVVGWRSGMLFVNAVVATE, from the coding sequence ATGACTCCCATCGAGACCGATCATGAGACTGATGACCTGACACTCTTCACGCAGTTCCCCGATCCGTCCCGACGGCGGGGTTGTGTGGTCGCAATTGCCGACCGCGACACGCGGCTGCTCGTGGCCGACCACCTGGAGCACCTCGGGTATGATGTGTGGACGGCCCTCTCCGGGCTGGGCGCCTATCGCGCTTGCACCGAAGTTCACGAGAATATGGACGTGCTGGTGTGCGATGAGAACCTGCCCGATCTTCCTCCACTGGTTCTCTTCAACCGCTTGAAGGTTCAATTCCCGGCGCTCCAGTGCTGCGTGTTGACCTCCGTCACGCGCCGCGATTCGGAAGTCACGAACACGTGGAGTGACTCCGTCGTGCTGGACGTCGTGGGTTGGCGCAGCGGGATGCTGTTCGTAAACGCCGTCGTCGCGACCGAGTAA
- a CDS encoding cytochrome-c peroxidase, protein MRATSRSTIRRWVPCAVLVVPVVLIGGGLPRSGLSAGPAQEKDAELLKDARDAFEPLPKDMATREFPVSPERVSLGRKLFFDPRISVDGTVSCSRCHLSALYATDALPKSHGARDKVLPRNANTLFNTALQFKQHWRGDFENVETQAKHALTGPGFGNPDFAAAMARVNAIAGYPELFKKGFPGEADPVNADNWGRAVGAFERTLVTPSRFDEYLGGKTDALTLTERNGLRVFMDIGCVNCHGGVGIGGGKFRKFGVKEDYWKATGSKEIDKGRFDLTKDPADTYTFKVPGLRNVEMTPPYFHDGSVGTLPEAVRVMARVQLGKTLSDEETGAIVTFLKSLTGNPPADFMTPPVLPPAGFK, encoded by the coding sequence ATGCGGGCCACCAGTCGAAGCACGATCCGCCGGTGGGTGCCGTGTGCCGTTCTCGTTGTGCCGGTCGTACTGATCGGCGGCGGGTTGCCTCGATCCGGGCTTTCGGCGGGGCCGGCACAAGAAAAGGATGCGGAGCTACTTAAGGACGCGCGGGACGCCTTCGAGCCGCTCCCGAAGGACATGGCGACGCGCGAGTTCCCGGTTTCGCCGGAGCGCGTGAGTTTGGGCCGCAAGCTGTTTTTCGATCCCCGTATCTCGGTCGACGGTACCGTGAGTTGCTCCCGCTGTCACCTGTCCGCGTTGTACGCGACCGACGCGCTGCCGAAGTCACACGGCGCACGCGACAAGGTGCTCCCGCGCAACGCGAACACACTGTTCAACACTGCGTTGCAGTTCAAACAGCACTGGCGCGGCGACTTCGAGAACGTCGAAACGCAAGCGAAACACGCCCTCACCGGCCCGGGGTTCGGGAACCCCGATTTCGCAGCAGCGATGGCGCGGGTTAACGCGATCGCCGGGTACCCCGAACTGTTCAAGAAGGGGTTCCCGGGCGAGGCCGATCCGGTCAACGCGGACAATTGGGGAAGGGCGGTGGGCGCCTTCGAGCGCACACTGGTCACGCCGTCGCGATTCGACGAATACCTCGGCGGTAAGACCGATGCTCTCACCCTCACGGAGCGCAACGGGCTGCGAGTCTTCATGGATATCGGCTGTGTGAACTGTCACGGTGGAGTGGGGATCGGCGGGGGCAAGTTCCGCAAGTTCGGCGTGAAAGAAGACTACTGGAAAGCAACCGGCAGTAAGGAGATCGATAAGGGGCGCTTCGATTTGACGAAAGATCCTGCCGATACCTATACGTTCAAAGTTCCGGGGCTGCGCAACGTCGAAATGACCCCGCCGTACTTTCACGATGGCTCGGTCGGTACGTTACCCGAAGCCGTGCGAGTCATGGCCCGCGTTCAACTCGGGAAGACGCTCTCCGATGAAGAAACGGGTGCGATCGTGACGTTTCTCAAGAGTCTCACCGGGAACCCGCCGGCCGATTTCATGACTCCTCCAGTGCTTCCTCCGGCGGGATTTAAATAG